Genomic window (Agrobacterium vitis):
GCGATGCCCATATGGTCCTGGGGATTGAGATTGCTCAATGCGATCGTGAGGATATCGTCCTTCACGTCGAAGCGATCACCGAACAGAGCGACACAGGTGTCGTGCGCCCGTCCTGCGAAACGTGCCGGCACGGTCGCCATATCGACCTTTGCCCGGATGGCGCCGATGTTGAACGTATCCGCCTCCCGCGGCTTGCATGTCAGCACAGTTGTGCTCCATGCCGTGATTGGGATCTCGATTCCACGCTCGGCCAACCCTTTGGCGAGGTAGAGCGCCGCAAAGGAAAGATGGGCGCTGATGATCACCGAATGACGTGCGCTGAGGTGCGGCAGAAGAGCGTCGAGAACAAAGCGGTGACCATAGGCGGGCAGCGCCAGCACGATCACATCGGCTTCGGCCAATTCCTGGGCGTTCGTGCAGATATGCGGGTGGAACTCCGTGCTGATCGCACCCGTGATCTTCACCGGTGCGCCGGCAGAGAAAGCAGCAGTTCTTTCGCGTGAACGCGACCAGATCAATGGCTCATGTCCATTCTGCAAGAGGAACGCCGCATACCCAATGCCGATCGATCCTGCTCCGGCGATTCCAACCTTCATCTTCTTCCTCCTGGTTTCGAAGGGTCGTCTCGATGCGAGAGGCAAACCTCGATCGCACCGGGCCACACCCGGTGGTCAAAATGCTGTTGTCACCCTGTCGAACACGCGCCGGCCGAACAGGCTCGCGGCAAGATCGGTCATCAGTCGGGCCGTACGTCCTCGCTCGTCCAGAAACGGATTGAGCTCCGCAAGGTCGAGCGAGGTGACGAGACCGCTGTCATGGAGCATCTCCATGATGAGGTGTGCCTCTCGGAAAGTCGCCCCGCCCGGAACCGTGGTGCCCACCGCCGGCGCAATCCCGGGATCGAGGAAGTCGACGTCGAGGCTGACGTGCAATCTGCCCTTGGCCTTGCTCACGCGGTCAAGAAAGACGCCGAGCGGGCGTACGACGCCTTGCTCGTCCAGAACCCGCATGTCGGCGACTTCGATACCGATCTCGGCAACCCGGCGCCTTTCTTCCGGGTCGACCGAGCGAATCCCCATCATGGATACGTTGCGGGGATCCACAGGCGCGGCCAGCGGCGGTAGCCCTTCGAAGCCAGGCTGGCCCGTATAGTAGGCGACCGGCGTGCCATGAAGATTGCCGCTTGCAGTCGTGTGTAGGGTATGCAGGTCTGCGTGCGCGTCCAGCCAGAGGACGAATTGCTCCTTGTCGAGTTCGGCCGCTCGTTCGGCCACCCCGGAAACGGTGCCGGCAGACATTGAGTGATCGCCGCCGAGAAAAACCGGAAGATCGCAGCTGCGGGCCATCTCCAGCGCTTTTTTGGAGAGACTGCGCGTCCATCCCACCATAGCGTCGAGGTTCTTAACAGCGGAATTGGTGTGACTGATTTCGGGCTCCGCCGTCGGCGTCGCATCTCCGAGATCAGTGACGGCCCAGCCCAGTTCCGTCAAAGCTCGCGACAAGCCGGCAGTCCGAAAAGCATCAGGCCCCATCAGGCATCCGGGTTGGGATGCGCCGCTTTGAACGGGGGCTCCCAGGATTTGGCACGTCTTCAACTCATTCTCCTTGCGACGCCGCGAGGCGTTCATTTCTTGACTGCACCTTTGGTCACCACGCTGTGGCGATGGCCGAACGATCACTCATGTGTCGACGCTGAAACGACTTCCTCGGCCTGCTGAGCTGCAAGCATCGATACCGTTAAGGGAACGAAGGGAGGCCGCGGATTGAATAGGCCGACCTCGCCAGCGGTCAGACCGGCGACGGACTTCACCAGTTCGTGCACCGGGTAGCCGCACTGCCTTCCCTGACAGGGACCCATGCCCGCGCGTGTAAAACTCTTCAGCTGGTTAGGGCCTCGGCAAGCGCCACGGACAGCAGCTTCCCTCAACACGCCCGCGCTCAACTCTTCGCACCGGCAGACGATCGTTGCGTCGTCCGGCTGGGTCCGCGCAATATTCGGCGGATAGACTCCATCCAGAAATCGCCGGAACGCCTTTTGCCCGGCATGATGTGCCCTTAGCGGTTTTGTCTCGGCATCCGCCTGAGCGGCCGTCAGGGCGCCGTCACGAAGAAGGATACCGGTCGCGGCGATCTCTCCTTCGATCTCGGCATTGACGGCGCCGCCGATCCGAGCACCGTCCCCGGCTATGTACAGTCCGTCCGGACCTGCGTTCATCCACTCGTCGCGCTCAAGCCGGAACGCTGACTGGCCGACATCCCACATCAGTTGCGCGCCGACCGACACGGCCAACTGATGGCTTGGCAC
Coding sequences:
- the rocF gene encoding arginase, translating into MNASRRRKENELKTCQILGAPVQSGASQPGCLMGPDAFRTAGLSRALTELGWAVTDLGDATPTAEPEISHTNSAVKNLDAMVGWTRSLSKKALEMARSCDLPVFLGGDHSMSAGTVSGVAERAAELDKEQFVLWLDAHADLHTLHTTASGNLHGTPVAYYTGQPGFEGLPPLAAPVDPRNVSMMGIRSVDPEERRRVAEIGIEVADMRVLDEQGVVRPLGVFLDRVSKAKGRLHVSLDVDFLDPGIAPAVGTTVPGGATFREAHLIMEMLHDSGLVTSLDLAELNPFLDERGRTARLMTDLAASLFGRRVFDRVTTAF
- a CDS encoding NAD/NADP octopine/nopaline dehydrogenase family protein, giving the protein MKVGIAGAGSIGIGYAAFLLQNGHEPLIWSRSRERTAAFSAGAPVKITGAISTEFHPHICTNAQELAEADVIVLALPAYGHRFVLDALLPHLSARHSVIISAHLSFAALYLAKGLAERGIEIPITAWSTTVLTCKPREADTFNIGAIRAKVDMATVPARFAGRAHDTCVALFGDRFDVKDDILTIALSNLNPQDHMGIALCNLSRIERAEEWGQNTNVTPAVGRFLEALDLERLAIASAFGKTVRSTFDHFRLSFDISGQSVSEISSILVERGSDPAGPKSVDTRYVLEDVPFGLIPTLHLAKAAGVSAPLHESGVRILSACYGRDFSEENDLLPDLGPLDLPTLKKRVVTGYAITAEPV